A single Pedobacter sp. PACM 27299 DNA region contains:
- the thrC gene encoding threonine synthase produces MKLYSTNNHELNVDFPTAVFNSMPLDKGLYMPVNVPLLDQEFIENIHKYSMPEIAFKVASTLLDGAIPLDDLKKIVEETISFDAPVVELEADTYVLELFHGPSLAFKDFGARFMSRIMAYFLKDGEQLLDVLVATSGDTGGAVALGFLGVPNTRVTILYPKGKVSEIQELQLCTNGHNIHAIEVEGTFDDCQHLVKQAFADAELNEKLRLTSANSINIARLIPQTFYYFNAWARLRRAGKKEVIFSVPSGNFGNIAAGLLAYKMGLPVKKFIAATNVNDTVPHFLKTGVYETKPSVQTYANAMDVGAPSNWVRIMDLFNQDLEALKQILKSYTYTDEQTLAGIQSIYDQYGYIACPHTAIAALALADYKKENPEQNAAGVFLSTAHACKFPDVFPAELAAKIKIPAAVQELDLKTKHAEKMDTDYSSFKNYLTTFYENA; encoded by the coding sequence CAGCATGCCTTTGGATAAAGGCTTATATATGCCGGTAAATGTTCCTTTGTTAGATCAGGAATTCATTGAAAATATCCATAAATACAGTATGCCGGAGATCGCTTTTAAAGTGGCTTCAACTTTGTTGGATGGGGCAATTCCTTTAGATGATTTAAAGAAAATTGTGGAAGAAACCATCAGTTTTGATGCTCCTGTAGTAGAATTGGAAGCAGATACCTACGTATTAGAACTGTTTCATGGCCCTTCATTGGCGTTTAAAGATTTCGGCGCCCGTTTCATGAGCAGAATCATGGCCTATTTCTTAAAAGATGGGGAGCAATTATTAGATGTATTGGTGGCTACTTCCGGCGATACGGGAGGCGCAGTAGCACTAGGTTTTCTTGGGGTGCCCAATACCAGGGTCACCATTCTTTATCCAAAAGGAAAAGTAAGTGAGATCCAGGAATTACAGCTTTGCACCAATGGACATAACATCCATGCGATAGAGGTGGAGGGGACCTTTGATGATTGTCAGCATTTAGTGAAACAGGCATTTGCCGATGCTGAATTGAACGAAAAACTTCGCTTAACCTCTGCAAATTCGATCAATATTGCCAGATTGATTCCACAAACTTTTTATTATTTCAATGCCTGGGCGAGATTGCGCAGAGCGGGTAAAAAGGAAGTGATTTTCTCTGTGCCCAGCGGAAATTTCGGAAATATTGCAGCGGGATTGCTGGCTTATAAAATGGGCTTGCCGGTGAAAAAATTCATCGCGGCAACAAACGTAAATGATACTGTTCCGCATTTCCTGAAAACAGGAGTTTATGAAACTAAACCATCTGTACAGACTTACGCGAATGCGATGGATGTTGGGGCGCCAAGCAATTGGGTGCGGATTATGGATCTTTTTAACCAGGACCTGGAAGCTTTGAAACAGATTTTGAAAAGCTATACCTATACCGATGAGCAAACATTGGCTGGGATTCAGTCTATTTATGACCAATACGGTTATATTGCTTGTCCGCATACTGCGATTGCAGCTTTAGCTTTAGCAGACTATAAAAAAGAAAACCCAGAGCAAAACGCTGCGGGTGTATTTTTGTCGACTGCCCATGCCTGTAAATTTCCAGATGTATTTCCAGCAGAACTGGCTGCAAAGATCAAAATTCCTGCTGCGGTACAGGAACTGGATTTAAAAACTAAACATGCAGAAAAAATGGATACGGACTATAGTTCATTTAAGAACTACCTGACTACTTTTTATGAAAACGCATAA
- a CDS encoding META domain-containing protein, producing the protein MKRIILLAIVMTSTFAACTTLKPGTIGNGGLSELGGSWELNYISGPRIAFNGLYPAKKPSLTFDITNKKVSGNTSCNSFSGALVADDTTINFTHPMAMTKMACPGEGEAIFMEMLRKTSSYSVSDSTLNFMMGDIAIMRFHKK; encoded by the coding sequence ATGAAAAGAATCATCTTATTGGCAATTGTCATGACCAGTACTTTCGCTGCATGCACCACCTTAAAACCTGGAACAATAGGAAATGGTGGCCTGTCTGAATTGGGAGGAAGCTGGGAGTTGAATTACATTTCAGGCCCTAGAATCGCTTTCAACGGATTGTATCCAGCAAAGAAACCAAGCCTGACTTTTGACATTACCAACAAGAAAGTAAGCGGCAACACCAGTTGTAATTCTTTTTCCGGTGCTTTAGTGGCGGATGATACCACCATCAACTTCACCCATCCAATGGCCATGACAAAAATGGCCTGTCCCGGTGAAGGAGAGGCCATCTTTATGGAAATGTTAAGAAAAACCAGCAGTTATTCAGTGAGCGACAGCACCCTGAATTTCATGATGGGAGACATCGCCATTATGCGTTTTCATAAAAAGTAG
- a CDS encoding methylenetetrahydrofolate reductase, with amino-acid sequence MKIVDHISNAKGKTLFSFELLPPIKGQSIKGIFDAIDPLMEFNPPFIDVTYLREDYIYKQHANGLLEKVAYRKRPSTVATCAAIMNKYKVDAVPHLICGGFTKDETENALIDLQFLGIDNVLVLRGDARKSDNAFIPTPDGHAYASELLQHVVDMNNGRYLHDDMENSEKTDFCIGVAGYPEKHYESPNLDTDFKYLKHKVDLGADFIVTQMFFDNKKYKALVDKCRENGINVPIIPGLKPITSSKQLISLPKIFHLDIPIELSEAIQSCKSEKDVKEVGIEWMIHQCKELKEMGAPVLHFYTMGNPEPTKKIANAVF; translated from the coding sequence ATGAAGATCGTAGACCATATCAGCAACGCAAAAGGAAAAACCCTTTTCTCATTTGAGCTCTTGCCACCTATAAAAGGACAAAGCATCAAAGGTATCTTTGACGCCATCGATCCTTTAATGGAATTCAACCCTCCTTTTATTGATGTGACCTACTTGAGAGAAGATTACATCTACAAACAACATGCAAATGGCCTGTTGGAAAAAGTCGCTTATCGGAAACGTCCGAGTACAGTGGCTACCTGTGCTGCGATTATGAACAAGTACAAAGTAGATGCGGTTCCCCATTTGATCTGTGGTGGTTTCACCAAGGATGAAACAGAGAACGCATTGATCGATCTTCAGTTTCTGGGCATTGATAATGTCCTGGTATTGCGCGGTGATGCCCGAAAAAGCGACAATGCTTTCATCCCAACACCAGATGGCCATGCCTATGCCTCAGAATTGTTACAACATGTAGTGGACATGAACAATGGCCGCTACCTGCATGATGATATGGAGAACTCTGAAAAGACGGATTTCTGTATCGGAGTAGCCGGATATCCGGAAAAACATTATGAGTCGCCAAACCTGGATACCGATTTTAAATATCTAAAACATAAGGTAGATCTGGGTGCTGATTTCATCGTTACCCAAATGTTTTTTGACAATAAAAAATACAAAGCACTGGTAGATAAATGTCGTGAAAACGGGATCAATGTCCCTATTATCCCGGGACTTAAACCAATTACCAGCAGCAAACAGCTGATCAGTTTACCAAAGATTTTCCATTTGGATATTCCTATTGAACTGAGCGAAGCAATCCAATCCTGCAAGTCTGAAAAAGACGTAAAAGAAGTAGGTATTGAATGGATGATCCATCAATGTAAAGAGCTGAAAGAAATGGGCGCACCAGTGCTTCACTTCTACACGATGGGGAACCCTGAGCCGACTAAAAAAATTGCCAACGCGGTGTTTTAG
- the metH gene encoding methionine synthase has product MDIRAELEKRILIIDGAMGTMIQRYILTEEDFRGERFKDHPCDVKGNNDLLNLTRPDIIKAIHTEYLKAGADIIETNTFSTQRISLADYQMEELDYEMSFAGAKVAREAVDEFMAANPDRRSFVAGAVGPTNRTLSLSPDVNDPGYRALTFDELVSAYDQQVRGLVDGGSDVLLIETIFDTLNAKAAIFSIKKYEKEIGKKIEIMISGTITDASGRTLSGQTVEAFLNSVIHADPISIGFNCALGAKDMRPHIEELSAKATCYVSAYPNAGLPNEFGAYDEMPHETAHLVEDFIQHGFVNIVGGCCGTTPEHIACIAAKAKKVTPRKIPTVPPYLRLSGLEAVTVTPESIFVNIGERTNITGSPKFSKLILGGDYEAALTVARQQVEGGAQIIDVNMDEGMLDGEAAMVKFLNLIASEPDISKLPIMVDSSKWSVIEAGLKCLQGKGIVNSISLKEGPEKFIESAKKIMNYGAAVVVMAFDEYGQADNFERRKEICKRSYDILVDEVGFPAQDIIFDPNILTVATGLEEHNNYAVDFINATRWIKENLPHAKVSGGVSNISFSFRGNNTVREAMHSAFLYHAIKAGLDMGIVNAGMLEVYQEIPPALLERVEDVLLNRREDATERLVEFAETIKSKGKEIVRDEEWRKTSVEERLSHSLVKGIIEYLDADVEEARQKYPKPIHVIEGPLMDGMNIVGDLFGAGKMFLPQVVKSARVMKKAVAYLLPFIEQEKLDNPDGNTSSSAGRILMATVKGDVHDIGKNIVGVVLACNNFEIVDMGVMVPAQTIIQKAKEINADIIGLSGLITPSLDEMVHFAKEMEREGFTIPLIIGGATTSRIHAAVKVAPNYSGPAIHVLDASRSVTVCSTLMNPETRGAYIDGIKQEYDKAREAHLNKRSDKRYKTIEEARKDQFQIDLDLVAPAPAFTGTKVFEDYPLEDLVPYIDWTPFFHTWELRGSYPKIFNDKSVGDEAKKLFDDAQALLKRIVEEKLLTAKGVIGFWPANTVGDDIILDVAGKEVTIHTLRQQAEKMAGEPYYALSDFVAPKESGVADYFGGFAVTTGIGCDELVAEFEANYDDYNSIMAKALADRLAEAFAERMHELVRKDYWGYAKDEKLSNEDLIKEEYAGIRPAPGYPACPEHSEKGTLFELLDAENRIGLRLTESYAMYPTAAVSGFYFAHPQSRYFGLGKITKDQVEEYATRKDMPLEEVERWLSPNLAY; this is encoded by the coding sequence ATGGACATTAGAGCAGAGTTAGAGAAACGCATATTAATTATTGACGGAGCCATGGGTACCATGATCCAGCGTTATATCCTGACAGAAGAAGATTTTAGAGGCGAAAGATTTAAAGATCACCCTTGTGATGTGAAAGGCAATAACGATTTGCTAAACCTTACCCGTCCTGATATTATCAAAGCAATACACACCGAATACCTGAAAGCCGGTGCAGATATTATTGAAACCAATACCTTTAGTACACAGCGCATATCCCTGGCAGATTACCAGATGGAGGAGCTGGACTATGAAATGAGTTTTGCCGGTGCAAAAGTAGCACGTGAGGCAGTAGACGAATTCATGGCTGCCAACCCGGATCGCAGGTCCTTCGTTGCAGGTGCTGTAGGCCCAACCAATAGAACTCTTTCCCTTTCACCAGATGTAAACGACCCTGGATACAGGGCCTTGACTTTTGATGAACTCGTATCCGCTTATGATCAGCAAGTACGTGGATTGGTAGACGGTGGTTCGGATGTCTTGTTAATTGAGACTATTTTCGATACACTGAATGCCAAGGCCGCAATCTTTTCGATCAAAAAATACGAGAAAGAAATCGGCAAAAAGATTGAGATCATGATCTCTGGAACCATTACCGATGCTTCGGGAAGAACTTTATCCGGACAAACGGTAGAAGCCTTCCTGAATTCTGTGATTCATGCCGACCCGATCAGCATCGGTTTCAACTGTGCTTTAGGCGCCAAAGACATGAGGCCGCACATTGAAGAACTGTCTGCAAAAGCCACTTGTTACGTTTCTGCCTATCCAAATGCAGGATTACCTAACGAATTTGGTGCTTACGATGAAATGCCGCATGAAACCGCTCACCTCGTGGAAGATTTCATCCAGCATGGCTTTGTAAATATTGTAGGTGGCTGCTGCGGAACAACACCGGAACACATCGCCTGTATCGCTGCAAAAGCGAAAAAGGTGACACCAAGAAAAATCCCTACCGTCCCTCCATATTTGCGTTTAAGCGGATTAGAAGCGGTTACCGTTACCCCGGAAAGTATTTTCGTGAACATCGGGGAACGTACCAATATCACCGGATCCCCAAAATTCTCTAAGCTGATTTTAGGAGGTGATTATGAAGCCGCACTAACTGTTGCCCGTCAGCAGGTAGAAGGTGGTGCACAAATCATCGACGTCAACATGGATGAAGGCATGCTGGACGGTGAAGCGGCAATGGTAAAATTCCTGAACCTGATTGCTTCAGAGCCGGATATTTCCAAACTGCCCATCATGGTCGATTCCTCAAAATGGTCGGTCATTGAAGCCGGTTTGAAATGTTTGCAGGGAAAAGGAATTGTGAACTCCATCTCTCTGAAAGAAGGACCGGAAAAATTTATTGAAAGTGCTAAAAAGATCATGAATTATGGCGCAGCCGTAGTCGTGATGGCATTTGACGAATATGGACAAGCTGATAACTTTGAACGTAGAAAAGAAATCTGTAAACGTTCTTACGATATATTAGTAGACGAAGTCGGTTTCCCAGCGCAAGACATCATATTTGACCCAAATATCCTAACCGTGGCAACCGGTTTGGAAGAACATAACAACTATGCCGTAGATTTCATCAATGCGACACGCTGGATTAAAGAAAACCTGCCTCATGCTAAAGTGAGCGGCGGGGTATCTAACATTTCCTTCTCTTTCCGTGGAAACAATACCGTAAGGGAAGCAATGCACTCTGCCTTCCTTTACCATGCCATTAAAGCTGGTCTGGACATGGGGATTGTAAACGCAGGGATGCTGGAAGTCTACCAGGAAATTCCACCAGCATTATTAGAACGTGTGGAAGACGTCCTGCTGAACCGCAGAGAGGACGCCACAGAACGCCTGGTAGAGTTTGCTGAAACCATCAAATCTAAAGGTAAAGAGATCGTTAGGGATGAAGAATGGAGAAAAACCAGCGTAGAAGAACGACTTTCTCATTCTTTGGTGAAAGGAATTATTGAATACCTGGATGCCGACGTAGAGGAGGCCAGACAAAAATATCCAAAACCTATCCATGTGATCGAAGGTCCTTTAATGGACGGAATGAACATTGTTGGAGACCTTTTTGGCGCCGGAAAAATGTTCCTGCCACAGGTGGTAAAATCCGCCAGGGTAATGAAAAAGGCAGTAGCTTACCTCCTTCCCTTCATTGAACAGGAAAAACTGGACAATCCTGATGGAAACACCAGCTCTTCAGCAGGAAGAATCTTAATGGCCACTGTAAAAGGCGATGTGCATGATATCGGTAAGAACATTGTAGGCGTAGTATTGGCCTGTAATAACTTCGAAATTGTGGATATGGGCGTGATGGTTCCAGCACAAACCATCATTCAAAAAGCAAAAGAAATCAATGCCGACATTATCGGATTGAGTGGTTTAATTACCCCTTCCCTAGATGAAATGGTACATTTTGCCAAAGAAATGGAGCGTGAAGGATTTACCATTCCATTGATTATCGGCGGTGCAACCACCTCCAGAATCCATGCCGCAGTAAAAGTAGCGCCAAACTATTCAGGCCCTGCCATTCACGTATTAGATGCTTCCAGAAGCGTAACCGTGTGCAGTACCTTAATGAATCCCGAAACCAGAGGTGCCTATATTGATGGCATCAAACAGGAATACGATAAAGCCAGAGAAGCGCATTTAAACAAACGCTCCGATAAACGCTACAAAACGATAGAAGAAGCTAGAAAAGACCAGTTTCAAATCGACCTGGATCTGGTAGCCCCTGCCCCTGCATTTACCGGAACAAAGGTATTTGAAGATTATCCGCTGGAAGACCTGGTGCCTTATATCGACTGGACGCCATTCTTCCATACCTGGGAATTGCGCGGCAGTTACCCTAAAATCTTCAACGATAAAAGCGTTGGTGATGAAGCAAAAAAACTATTTGATGATGCGCAAGCCTTATTGAAACGCATTGTTGAGGAGAAACTATTGACCGCCAAAGGCGTAATCGGTTTCTGGCCGGCAAATACTGTTGGCGACGACATCATCCTGGATGTAGCAGGTAAAGAAGTGACCATTCACACCCTTCGCCAACAAGCGGAAAAAATGGCTGGAGAACCTTATTATGCACTTTCCGACTTTGTAGCGCCAAAAGAATCAGGTGTTGCAGATTACTTCGGAGGCTTTGCGGTCACCACAGGTATCGGCTGCGATGAACTGGTTGCAGAATTTGAAGCCAATTACGATGATTACAACAGCATCATGGCAAAAGCATTGGCGGACAGGCTTGCGGAAGCTTTCGCTGAAAGAATGCATGAGCTGGTGCGTAAAGATTACTGGGGCTACGCAAAAGATGAAAAGCTGAGCAACGAAGACCTCATTAAAGAAGAATACGCAGGGATTCGCCCGGCACCAGGCTATCCTGCCTGCCCGGAACATAGTGAAAAAGGAACACTTTTTGAATTGCTGGATGCCGAAAACAGAATCGGACTCCGCCTCACAGAAAGCTATGCCATGTACCCTACCGCAGCGGTAAGTGGTTTCTATTTCGCACACCCGCAATCCAGATATTTCGGATTGGGGAAAATTACCAAAGATCAGGTCGAAGAATATGCGACCAGAAAAGACATGCCTTTGGAAGAAGTGGAAAGATGGCTGAGCCCTAACCTGGCTTACTAA
- a CDS encoding Bax inhibitor-1/YccA family protein — MDNNNNYEWAHKTVFVEQERGVVAKKFFANVFLWMFIALSLSTIAALFISNSEAALRQLINFETGQRTVLGYIAMFAPLGLVLLMGAGFSRLSYGALIGVFTLFSILLGISLSFILLVYTAGSIAACFGAAAGIFGIMAFLGYTTEVDLTKFGPILMVGVAGLFIASIINLFLGSPTFSYVMSFFGVAIFTALTAYDVQKLKRIGAGLEESGDPIVQADGKKLAIMGALSLYLDFINIFLFLLRIFGSRK, encoded by the coding sequence ATGGACAACAACAATAATTACGAATGGGCACACAAAACAGTATTTGTGGAGCAGGAAAGAGGAGTCGTTGCTAAGAAATTCTTCGCAAATGTATTCTTATGGATGTTTATTGCCCTGAGTTTATCAACTATAGCCGCTTTATTCATCTCGAATTCTGAAGCCGCTTTAAGACAGCTGATCAACTTCGAAACCGGACAAAGAACAGTTTTAGGATATATCGCCATGTTTGCACCACTAGGCCTGGTTTTACTCATGGGAGCCGGCTTTAGCCGCCTTTCTTATGGTGCCTTAATTGGTGTCTTCACCCTTTTCTCTATCTTATTAGGGATCAGTTTAAGCTTTATATTATTAGTATATACCGCAGGATCTATTGCCGCATGTTTTGGTGCTGCAGCAGGTATCTTCGGAATCATGGCCTTTTTAGGGTATACCACAGAGGTAGATCTAACTAAATTCGGTCCTATCCTAATGGTAGGTGTAGCCGGCTTATTTATCGCCAGCATCATCAACTTATTCTTAGGCAGCCCAACATTCAGCTATGTAATGAGCTTCTTCGGTGTAGCTATCTTTACCGCTTTAACCGCTTATGACGTTCAGAAACTGAAACGTATCGGTGCAGGTCTGGAAGAAAGTGGTGATCCTATCGTACAAGCTGATGGTAAAAAGTTAGCCATTATGGGTGCTTTATCACTGTACCTTGACTTTATCAATATCTTCCTTTTCTTATTGAGAATCTTCGGAAGCAGAAAATAA
- the murQ gene encoding N-acetylmuramic acid 6-phosphate etherase — translation MIRVTEQESTYHHIDQMSVLEILQGINKEDQTVPLAVEKAIPQLEKLAIAVTERMRNGGRLFYIGAGTSGRLGVVDASECPPTFGVPFDWVVGIIAGGDTAIRRAVENAEDDVEQAWIDLQEYQINEKDSLIGLAASGTTPYVVGGLNTARRHGILTGCIVCNAGGPIAAESNFPVEIVVGPEFLTGSTRMKSGTAQKLALNMLSTTVMIQLGRVKGNKMVDMQLTNHKLVDRGTQMVMEELNIDYAKAEDLLLRYGSVRKAVEAGSK, via the coding sequence ATGATCAGAGTTACCGAGCAGGAATCCACCTATCATCACATCGATCAGATGTCTGTCCTTGAAATTCTTCAGGGAATTAACAAAGAAGATCAAACCGTTCCACTGGCAGTAGAAAAAGCAATTCCGCAGCTGGAAAAACTGGCAATTGCCGTAACGGAACGCATGCGTAATGGTGGCCGCTTATTTTACATAGGTGCAGGAACCAGCGGCCGTTTGGGCGTAGTAGATGCCTCAGAATGCCCACCAACATTTGGGGTGCCTTTCGACTGGGTAGTTGGCATCATTGCCGGCGGCGATACTGCGATCAGAAGAGCCGTTGAAAATGCAGAAGACGATGTAGAACAGGCCTGGATCGACTTACAGGAATACCAGATCAATGAAAAAGACAGTTTAATTGGCCTCGCCGCTTCCGGGACTACACCTTACGTAGTGGGCGGATTAAACACCGCGCGTCGGCATGGCATCCTGACCGGATGTATCGTCTGCAATGCCGGTGGCCCAATTGCCGCAGAAAGTAATTTCCCTGTAGAAATTGTAGTCGGCCCCGAATTCCTGACCGGCTCTACCCGCATGAAATCAGGAACCGCACAAAAATTAGCTTTAAATATGCTCAGCACTACCGTCATGATTCAGCTCGGACGTGTAAAAGGTAACAAAATGGTGGACATGCAGCTGACCAACCATAAATTAGTGGATCGTGGCACACAAATGGTAATGGAAGAACTAAACATTGACTACGCGAAGGCGGAAGACTTGCTTTTACGCTACGGCAGCGTACGTAAAGCAGTAGAAGCTGGCAGCAAATAA
- a CDS encoding S41 family peptidase, with protein MKKTTRNHLLIALTYSLTLIGGMFVGYKFLKDQGYTMQKPLAYAADSSRKVDEIIHIINKNYVDEVNADSLHHLPIDSLLHQLDPHSVYLPPAKANEFAENLGGNFEGIGIEYYILNDTLLITNVVKDGPAFLAGLRQGDKILKIDTMFVSGRDLPREQMVGKIKGKKGTAVKLSILHPGNPQPVMLSVNRARVKVSSIDAAYMLNPETGYVRISKFGADTDSDFVESVRNLKSRGMKKLVLDLRDNGGGYLTAATGLANQILSENKLIVYTQGKHEPRTDYFTTGGGEFEQGKLAILINENSASASEILAGAVQDLDRGIIIGRRSFGKGLVQEQFPFVDGSALNLTIARYYTPLGRSIQKSYKKGYNAYQNEIEDRFNDGELTSENLKDSLKKSKDFLGGGIQPDIYVKMDTSGYNRFYAKLIAKKVLFDYVYDVLGNRYTASFLEQNLATFTINDADYKDLIKYIQNRNIVIEPKLLMAAKPLILNDVKVLLCKYHLGDAGYYKALNLSDAMVKQALSSLQ; from the coding sequence ATGAAAAAGACCACCCGAAACCACCTTTTAATCGCGCTTACTTATTCTCTCACTTTAATAGGGGGGATGTTTGTGGGCTATAAGTTTTTAAAAGATCAGGGGTATACGATGCAGAAGCCATTGGCTTATGCGGCGGATAGCAGCAGGAAGGTCGATGAAATCATCCACATCATCAATAAAAACTATGTGGATGAGGTGAATGCAGACAGTTTACACCATTTGCCAATTGATAGTTTACTCCATCAGCTGGATCCGCACAGTGTGTATCTACCTCCGGCTAAAGCCAATGAATTTGCCGAAAATTTAGGAGGCAATTTTGAAGGCATTGGGATTGAGTATTACATTTTGAATGATACTTTATTGATTACGAATGTAGTGAAAGATGGCCCGGCATTTCTTGCCGGACTTCGTCAGGGAGATAAGATCCTTAAAATCGACACCATGTTTGTGAGTGGACGTGACCTGCCAAGAGAACAAATGGTTGGCAAGATCAAGGGGAAGAAGGGAACTGCTGTTAAATTGAGTATTTTACATCCTGGGAATCCTCAGCCGGTGATGCTCAGCGTAAACCGGGCGAGGGTAAAAGTGAGCAGCATTGATGCTGCTTATATGCTCAATCCCGAAACGGGATATGTGCGCATCAGCAAGTTTGGTGCAGATACAGATTCCGACTTTGTCGAATCTGTGCGTAACCTGAAGTCGAGAGGCATGAAAAAACTGGTTTTAGACCTTCGCGATAATGGGGGAGGCTACCTGACTGCGGCAACGGGCTTGGCGAATCAAATTCTCAGCGAAAACAAGCTGATTGTTTATACACAAGGAAAACATGAGCCGCGTACGGATTACTTTACAACAGGCGGCGGTGAGTTTGAACAGGGAAAACTGGCGATATTAATCAATGAAAACTCTGCTTCTGCATCAGAAATTCTTGCCGGTGCGGTCCAGGATCTGGATCGTGGGATCATCATCGGACGCCGTTCCTTTGGTAAAGGGCTGGTACAGGAGCAATTTCCCTTTGTGGATGGATCGGCTTTGAATCTAACGATTGCGAGGTATTATACCCCATTGGGCAGGAGTATTCAGAAATCTTATAAGAAAGGATACAATGCCTATCAGAATGAAATTGAGGACCGTTTTAATGATGGGGAGCTGACTTCAGAAAACTTAAAGGATAGTTTGAAGAAAAGTAAAGACTTTTTAGGTGGCGGTATCCAGCCGGATATTTATGTAAAAATGGATACCAGTGGTTACAACAGGTTTTATGCGAAGCTGATTGCTAAGAAAGTATTATTTGACTATGTATATGACGTATTGGGAAATCGTTATACCGCTTCTTTTTTAGAACAAAACCTTGCAACCTTTACCATTAATGATGCAGATTACAAGGATTTAATTAAATATATTCAAAATAGGAATATTGTCATAGAGCCTAAATTACTCATGGCCGCAAAACCTTTGATCCTGAATGATGTCAAAGTTTTGCTTTGTAAATACCACCTGGGTGATGCCGGTTATTACAAAGCGCTCAACTTGAGTGATGCAATGGTCAAACAGGCATTATCCAGTTTGCAGTAA
- the der gene encoding ribosome biogenesis GTPase Der, translating into MSNIIAIVGRPNVGKSTLFNRLTESRKAIVDDFSGVTRDRHYGSAEWTDKQFTVIDTGGYVANSEDLFEAAIREQVVIAIEEATVLLFMVDVVTGITDLDDEIAQLLRRSNKPVFIVVNKVDNTQLQNDASVFYGFGLGEIYPISSMTGSGTGDLLDDVIKHFEDVVEEENTLPKLTIVGRPNVGKSSLINALIGKERNIVTPIAGTTRDSIHIHYNQFGHEFMFIDTAGLRKKTKVKENIEFYSVMRTIKALEEADVVILMIDAMEGLESQDVNIFHLAEKNKKGIVILVNKWDLVEKDSKTTKIFEDQIRTKLQPFTDVPIVFTSVINKQRIHQAIETALEVHKNRGKKVPTSKLNDVMLPIIEKYPPPALKGKYIKIKYITQINGTSPMFAFFCNLPQYIKEPYKRFIENKLRENFDFSGSPIQIYFRQK; encoded by the coding sequence ATGAGCAACATTATCGCAATCGTCGGAAGACCAAACGTAGGCAAATCTACCCTATTTAACCGCTTAACAGAGAGTCGTAAAGCCATTGTTGATGATTTTAGCGGTGTAACCCGTGATCGTCATTACGGATCGGCAGAATGGACTGATAAGCAGTTTACTGTTATTGATACCGGAGGCTATGTAGCCAATTCCGAAGATTTATTTGAAGCAGCAATCCGCGAACAAGTGGTCATTGCGATCGAAGAAGCAACTGTATTGTTGTTTATGGTGGATGTCGTAACCGGCATTACCGACCTGGATGACGAAATTGCACAGTTACTTAGACGCAGCAATAAACCTGTATTCATCGTTGTAAATAAAGTAGACAATACTCAATTACAAAATGATGCTTCCGTATTTTACGGATTTGGTTTAGGTGAGATCTACCCGATCTCTTCTATGACTGGTTCTGGAACAGGTGATTTATTAGATGATGTAATCAAACACTTCGAAGATGTAGTAGAAGAAGAAAATACATTACCTAAACTTACTATTGTTGGCAGACCTAACGTTGGAAAATCATCACTAATCAATGCATTGATTGGTAAAGAAAGAAATATTGTAACACCTATCGCTGGAACAACAAGAGATTCTATACATATCCATTACAATCAATTCGGACATGAATTCATGTTCATCGATACTGCAGGTCTTCGTAAAAAAACTAAAGTAAAAGAGAACATCGAGTTTTATTCTGTAATGCGTACCATCAAAGCTTTAGAAGAAGCGGATGTCGTGATCTTAATGATCGACGCTATGGAAGGGTTAGAATCGCAGGACGTTAACATTTTCCACCTGGCCGAGAAAAACAAAAAAGGTATCGTGATCCTGGTCAACAAATGGGATTTAGTAGAAAAAGACAGCAAAACCACTAAGATTTTTGAAGATCAGATTCGCACTAAATTGCAGCCATTCACTGACGTACCTATCGTGTTCACTTCAGTAATCAACAAACAACGTATTCACCAGGCCATTGAAACTGCATTGGAAGTACACAAAAACAGAGGAAAGAAAGTTCCTACCTCTAAATTAAATGACGTGATGCTGCCGATTATTGAAAAATATCCGCCGCCAGCATTGAAAGGAAAGTACATCAAGATCAAATACATTACGCAAATCAATGGTACTTCACCAATGTTTGCTTTCTTCTGTAACTTACCTCAGTACATTAAGGAACCGTATAAACGTTTCATTGAAAATAAACTGCGTGAAAACTTCGATTTTTCGGGATCACCAATCCAGATCTATTTCAGACAGAAATAA